A genome region from Mycobacterium florentinum includes the following:
- a CDS encoding MlaE family ABC transporter permease — translation MVTSTSTGGRGPYLVGYLRDQLETPLTLIGGFFRMCVLTGRALFRRPFQWREFILQCWFIMRVAFLPTVFVSIPLTVLLIFTLNVLLAQFGAADLSGAGAAIGAVTQLGPLTTVLVVAGAGSTAICADLGARTIREEIDAMEVLGIDPIHRLVVPRVIAATLVATLLNGLVITVGLVGGYLFGVYLQNVSGGAYLATLTTITGLPEVVIATVKAAVFGLIAGLVGCYRGLTVRGGSKGLGTAVNETVVLCVVALYAVNVILTTIGVRFGTGH, via the coding sequence GTGGTGACTTCGACGTCAACCGGCGGTCGGGGCCCCTATTTGGTCGGCTACCTGCGCGACCAACTCGAGACGCCGCTGACCCTGATCGGCGGGTTCTTCCGGATGTGTGTCCTGACCGGCCGCGCGTTGTTCCGCCGGCCCTTCCAGTGGCGCGAATTCATCCTGCAGTGCTGGTTCATCATGCGGGTCGCGTTCCTGCCGACCGTCTTCGTCTCGATCCCGCTGACCGTGTTGCTGATCTTCACGCTCAACGTGCTGCTGGCCCAGTTCGGTGCCGCCGACCTGTCCGGCGCCGGCGCCGCGATCGGTGCGGTCACCCAGCTCGGCCCGTTGACCACGGTGCTGGTGGTCGCCGGTGCCGGATCGACCGCAATCTGCGCCGACCTGGGCGCGCGCACCATCCGCGAGGAAATCGATGCGATGGAGGTGCTCGGTATCGACCCGATCCACCGCCTGGTGGTGCCCCGGGTGATCGCCGCGACCCTGGTCGCCACGCTGCTCAACGGCCTGGTCATCACCGTCGGCCTGGTGGGCGGGTACCTGTTCGGGGTCTACCTGCAGAACGTCTCGGGCGGTGCCTACCTGGCCACCCTGACCACGATCACCGGCCTGCCCGAGGTCGTCATCGCGACCGTCAAGGCCGCGGTCTTCGGCCTGATCGCCGGCCTCGTCGGCTGCTACCGCGGGCTGACCGTGCGCGGCGGCTCCAAGGGCCTGGGCACCGCCGTCAACGAAACCGTGGTGCTCTGCGTCGTCGCCCTCTACGCGGTCAACGTCATTCTGACCACCATCGGTGTGCGATTCGGAACGGGACACTGA
- the fadD5 gene encoding fatty-acid--CoA ligase FadD5 has protein sequence MTAQLASHEAQASQPSHPNEQPYLARRQNWVNQLERHALMQPQAVALRFTGRTLTWSDLQRRVSALAGALRRRGVGAGDRVMILMLNRPEFVEAMLATNMLGGIAVPLNFRLTPSEIGFLVEDCEARVMVTEAVLAPVATGVRDIQPLLRTVIVAGGSSDGNVLGYEDLIDEPGDPVERVDVPNDSPALIMYTSGTTGRPKGAVLTHTNLTGQTMTGLYTNGADINNDVGFVGVPLFHIAGVGNLLGGLLMGLPTVIYPLGAFDPGQLLDVLAAEKVTGIFLVPAQWQAVCAEQQARPRELRLRIMSWGAAPAPDALLREMSATFPGTQILAAFGQTEMSPVTCMLLGEDAIRKRGSVGKVIPTVAARVVDENMNDVPIGEVGEIVYRAPTLMSGYWNNPEATAEAFAGGWFHSGDLVRMDDEGYVWVVDRKKDMIISGGENIYCAEVENVLAGHPGIVEVAVIGRTHEKWGEVPIAVAAVSGDGLRLDDLDEFLTERLARYKHPKALEIVDALPRNPAGKVLKTELRVRYGSADTVQKQATSSDFTPRKES, from the coding sequence TTGACCGCGCAACTTGCTAGCCACGAGGCACAAGCATCGCAGCCGTCACACCCGAACGAGCAGCCGTATTTGGCCCGCCGGCAGAACTGGGTCAACCAGCTCGAACGGCACGCGTTGATGCAGCCGCAGGCCGTCGCACTGCGATTCACTGGCCGGACGCTGACGTGGTCTGACCTGCAGCGACGGGTTAGTGCGCTGGCGGGAGCCCTGCGCCGTCGAGGGGTCGGCGCGGGGGACCGGGTCATGATCCTGATGCTGAACCGTCCCGAGTTCGTCGAGGCGATGCTGGCCACCAACATGCTCGGCGGTATCGCGGTTCCGCTGAACTTCCGGCTCACCCCGTCCGAGATCGGGTTCCTGGTCGAGGACTGCGAGGCGCGGGTCATGGTCACCGAAGCGGTGCTCGCCCCGGTCGCCACCGGCGTCCGCGACATCCAGCCACTGCTGCGTACGGTCATCGTGGCCGGCGGCTCGAGCGACGGCAACGTGCTCGGCTACGAAGACCTGATCGACGAGCCCGGGGATCCGGTCGAGCGGGTGGACGTCCCGAACGACTCGCCGGCCCTGATCATGTACACCTCGGGCACCACCGGCCGTCCCAAGGGCGCGGTGCTCACTCATACCAACCTGACCGGGCAGACGATGACCGGGCTCTACACCAACGGCGCCGACATCAACAACGACGTCGGCTTCGTCGGTGTCCCGCTGTTCCACATCGCCGGCGTCGGCAACCTGCTCGGCGGGCTGCTGATGGGCCTGCCCACGGTCATCTATCCCCTCGGTGCGTTCGACCCGGGCCAGCTGCTCGACGTGCTGGCGGCCGAAAAGGTCACCGGCATCTTCCTGGTTCCGGCCCAATGGCAGGCCGTCTGCGCCGAGCAGCAAGCCCGCCCCCGCGAGCTGCGGCTGCGGATCATGTCGTGGGGAGCCGCCCCCGCTCCGGACGCGCTGCTGCGGGAGATGTCGGCGACCTTCCCCGGCACCCAGATTCTGGCCGCGTTCGGCCAGACCGAGATGTCTCCGGTCACCTGCATGCTGCTCGGCGAGGACGCCATCCGTAAGCGTGGATCGGTCGGCAAGGTGATCCCGACGGTCGCCGCGCGTGTGGTCGACGAGAACATGAACGACGTGCCGATCGGCGAGGTCGGCGAAATCGTCTATCGGGCACCGACATTGATGAGCGGTTACTGGAACAACCCGGAGGCCACCGCGGAGGCGTTCGCGGGCGGCTGGTTCCATAGCGGCGACCTCGTCCGGATGGACGACGAGGGCTACGTCTGGGTGGTCGACCGCAAGAAGGACATGATCATCTCCGGCGGCGAGAACATCTATTGCGCCGAAGTGGAGAACGTCCTGGCCGGACATCCCGGCATCGTCGAGGTCGCGGTCATCGGCCGTACCCACGAGAAATGGGGCGAGGTACCGATCGCGGTCGCCGCCGTCTCGGGCGATGGCTTGCGGCTCGACGACCTGGACGAGTTCCTGACCGAGCGGCTGGCGCGCTACAAGCACCCCAAGGCACTAGAGATCGTCGATGCACTGCCCCGCAACCCGGCCGGCAAGGTCCTCAAGACTGAGCTACGGGTTCGCTACGGGTCCGCGGACACAGTTCAAAAGCAGGCTACTTCAAGCGATTTCACGCCGAGAAAGGAAAGCTGA
- a CDS encoding GntR family transcriptional regulator: MNVPVSTRPHGRRRQLRRAQLSDEVAGHLRAAIMSGALRPGTFIRLDETAAELGVSVTPVREALLKLRGEGMVQLEPHRGHVVLPLTRQDIDDIFWLQASIAKELAAAATDHITEAEIDELERINNSLVTAVGNSDPETIAGIEFSFHRVFNQASGRIKLAWFLLNAARYMPVLVYAGDPQWAVAAVDNHRQLIAALRRRDTAAVIEHTVWQFTDAAERLTQMLDGAGIFG; the protein is encoded by the coding sequence GTGAACGTACCCGTATCTACGCGACCCCACGGCAGGCGGCGGCAGCTGCGCCGGGCGCAGCTGTCGGACGAGGTAGCGGGCCACCTGCGAGCGGCGATCATGTCGGGGGCGTTGCGCCCGGGGACCTTCATACGCCTCGACGAGACCGCGGCCGAACTCGGGGTCAGTGTGACGCCGGTGCGCGAGGCCCTGCTGAAGCTGCGCGGTGAGGGGATGGTGCAACTGGAGCCGCACCGTGGCCACGTCGTGCTGCCGCTGACCCGCCAGGACATCGACGACATTTTCTGGCTGCAGGCCAGCATCGCCAAGGAACTGGCCGCGGCGGCCACCGATCACATCACCGAGGCCGAGATCGACGAGCTGGAGCGCATCAACAATTCGCTCGTGACGGCCGTCGGCAACAGCGACCCCGAGACCATCGCCGGCATCGAGTTCTCGTTCCACCGCGTCTTCAACCAGGCCAGCGGGCGGATCAAGCTGGCCTGGTTCCTGCTCAACGCAGCGCGGTATATGCCGGTGCTGGTGTACGCGGGCGATCCGCAGTGGGCTGTCGCCGCGGTCGACAATCACCGGCAGCTGATCGCCGCGCTGCGCCGCCGCGATACGGCCGCGGTCATCGAACACACGGTCTGGCAGTTCACCGATGCGGCGGAGCGGCTGACCCAAATGCTCGATGGGGCCGGGATTTTCGGATAG
- a CDS encoding SRPBCC family protein, with the protein MPVLSKTVEVDANAAAIMAIVADFERYPEWSDGAKGCWVLARYDDGRPSQIRLDAAYQGFEGVFIQAIYYPGANQIQTVLQQGELFKKQEQLFSVVEVGASSLLTVDIDVEPSMPVPAPMVKMMLNNVLDHLADNLKKRAEQLAAG; encoded by the coding sequence ATGCCCGTTTTGAGCAAAACCGTCGAGGTCGACGCCAACGCCGCCGCGATCATGGCCATCGTCGCGGATTTCGAGCGATACCCGGAGTGGAGCGACGGGGCCAAGGGCTGCTGGGTGCTGGCGCGCTACGACGACGGCCGGCCCAGCCAGATTCGCCTGGACGCCGCCTATCAAGGCTTCGAGGGAGTCTTCATTCAGGCCATCTACTACCCGGGCGCGAATCAGATCCAGACCGTGCTGCAGCAGGGTGAGCTGTTCAAGAAGCAAGAGCAGCTGTTCAGCGTGGTGGAGGTGGGCGCCTCGAGCCTGTTGACGGTGGACATCGACGTCGAACCGTCGATGCCGGTGCCCGCGCCGATGGTGAAGATGATGCTGAACAACGTGCTCGATCACCTCGCGGACAACCTCAAGAAGCGCGCCGAACAGCTGGCCGCCGGCTAG
- a CDS encoding acyl-CoA thioesterase yields the protein MIPPAPEQLTSSDFPVLWPVGTRWADNDMFGHLNNAVYYQLFDTAINAWITVGTGLDPTTMPALGVVAESGCRYFSELQFPQSLEVGLAVTRLGRSSVTYRLGVFESKDSQEPRPVTALGHWVHVYVDRVSRKPIPMPDPIRTLLSTACVEA from the coding sequence ATGATTCCGCCGGCACCAGAGCAGCTCACCAGCAGCGACTTCCCGGTGCTGTGGCCGGTGGGCACCCGGTGGGCGGACAACGACATGTTCGGCCATCTCAACAACGCGGTCTATTACCAATTGTTCGACACCGCGATCAACGCCTGGATCACGGTCGGCACCGGGCTTGACCCGACCACGATGCCGGCGCTGGGCGTTGTCGCCGAGTCGGGCTGCCGCTATTTCTCCGAACTGCAATTTCCGCAGAGCCTCGAGGTGGGCCTGGCCGTGACCCGACTGGGCCGCAGCAGCGTCACCTACCGGCTCGGCGTGTTCGAGTCGAAGGACAGCCAAGAGCCGCGGCCGGTCACCGCGCTCGGGCATTGGGTACACGTCTACGTCGACCGCGTCAGCCGCAAGCCCATCCCGATGCCCGACCCCATCCGGACCCTGCTGTCGACGGCCTGCGTCGAGGCGTAA
- a CDS encoding alpha/beta hydrolase: MTELDGAQRLDPVLRAVATTRTAFSPEAIALMRAPFDQRRRDAAHLTDLPGVQISEDHAAGAVPVRIYRGGPSPAPVVVYCHAGGFALGNLDTDHRPCAELARRGRCTVVSVDYRLAPEHPYPAALDDAITVLKWVVGSAAELDVDTARLAIAGSSAGATLAASLVQRCADGSLPAVVFQMLHQPVLDDRATASKAEFRRSPAFDGEAAELMWSYYLGEQPGSPDAVPARRAELRDLPPTLITCAEIDPFRDEAIDYALRLLHAGVSTELHVFARTCHGFDSLLPDWVGSERLFRLQGHALTNAFYGT, encoded by the coding sequence ATGACGGAATTGGATGGCGCGCAACGGCTTGACCCCGTGCTGCGCGCGGTCGCGACCACCCGAACGGCCTTCTCCCCGGAAGCGATCGCGCTGATGCGCGCGCCGTTCGACCAGCGCCGCCGAGACGCCGCCCACCTCACCGACCTGCCGGGCGTGCAGATCAGCGAAGACCACGCCGCGGGTGCGGTTCCGGTCCGCATTTATCGCGGTGGGCCGTCGCCGGCACCGGTGGTCGTCTATTGTCACGCAGGCGGATTCGCGTTGGGCAACCTCGACACCGACCACCGGCCATGCGCCGAACTTGCCCGTCGCGGCCGTTGCACGGTGGTGTCGGTCGACTACCGGTTGGCCCCCGAGCATCCCTACCCGGCCGCGCTCGACGACGCGATCACGGTGCTGAAGTGGGTAGTCGGCAGCGCGGCGGAATTGGATGTCGATACGGCCCGGCTGGCCATCGCGGGCAGCAGTGCCGGGGCCACCCTGGCCGCATCCCTGGTGCAGCGTTGCGCCGACGGGTCGTTGCCAGCGGTCGTGTTCCAAATGCTGCACCAGCCGGTGCTCGACGATCGCGCTACCGCGTCGAAGGCGGAGTTTCGTAGGAGCCCGGCCTTCGACGGCGAGGCGGCCGAACTGATGTGGAGCTACTACCTGGGTGAGCAGCCCGGTTCGCCGGACGCCGTGCCGGCACGGCGCGCCGAATTGCGTGATCTACCACCGACGTTGATCACCTGCGCGGAGATCGATCCGTTCCGCGACGAAGCGATCGACTACGCGCTGCGGCTCCTGCACGCCGGGGTTTCCACCGAATTGCACGTCTTCGCACGCACCTGCCATGGCTTCGATTCGCTGCTGCCGGACTGGGTGGGTTCCGAGCGGCTGTTCAGGTTGCAGGGCCACGCCCTGACGAACGCCTTCTACGGCACCTAG
- a CDS encoding flavin-containing monooxygenase — MPADSMKKTFSVGIIGAGPGGLALGILLSRAGFHDFTIFDREDDVGGTWRINTYPGLACDVKSHLYSFSFDLNPHWSRLWSGQPEILAYFERCADKYGLRPHLKLRTEIGSARWEEDAQQWCLNTSTGQQHRFDVVVSAVGLFTRPLFPELVEQEPFTGTVMHSSQWDHSVDLTGARVAVLGTGSTASQLLPELAKVAGQVYSVQRSPTWILPKPDRHYTRRERWAFAHLPFAKKLYRTRLWLRSESNISVIEHGSEKTQDFTAIALGLLEKTVADEELRQRLTPDHPMGCKRLVFSSDYLPALTRPNVEVVSSPARYLKARSFVTEDGTERDVDVVVCATGYAAADYLGQLDVSGEGGTTLREVWSEGAHAYLGMAVPGFPNFFMLYGPNTNVGSNSVIFMLEAQARYIVRALKYMRRRGKTYVAVRPSALARFIAKIDQWMVGTVWTTQCSNYFRAANGRVVTQWPRSARSFWEMTRRFTAGDFMFSSHPRRPVFAGDHGAAEEQ; from the coding sequence ATGCCTGCAGATTCGATGAAAAAGACATTCTCGGTCGGCATCATCGGTGCCGGACCGGGCGGCTTGGCGCTGGGAATTCTGTTGTCCCGTGCCGGGTTTCACGACTTCACCATCTTCGACCGCGAAGACGACGTCGGCGGCACCTGGCGGATCAACACTTATCCGGGCCTGGCTTGCGACGTCAAGTCGCATCTGTATTCGTTTTCCTTCGACTTGAATCCACATTGGTCGCGGCTATGGTCCGGCCAGCCCGAGATCCTCGCCTACTTCGAGCGCTGCGCCGACAAGTACGGGCTGCGGCCGCACCTGAAACTCCGCACCGAAATCGGCTCGGCGCGTTGGGAAGAAGACGCCCAGCAGTGGTGTCTGAACACCAGCACCGGTCAACAGCACCGATTCGATGTCGTGGTGTCCGCCGTCGGTCTGTTCACCCGACCGCTTTTTCCGGAGCTCGTCGAGCAGGAGCCGTTCACCGGAACCGTGATGCACTCGTCGCAATGGGACCATTCGGTAGATCTGACGGGCGCGCGGGTGGCCGTGTTGGGCACCGGATCGACGGCGTCGCAGCTGCTGCCCGAACTCGCGAAGGTGGCCGGCCAGGTGTATTCGGTGCAGCGCTCGCCGACATGGATTCTGCCCAAGCCGGATCGGCACTACACCCGACGGGAACGCTGGGCCTTCGCCCATCTGCCGTTCGCCAAAAAGCTGTACCGCACCCGGCTGTGGCTGCGCAGCGAATCCAACATCTCGGTGATCGAGCACGGCAGCGAGAAGACGCAGGACTTCACCGCGATTGCCCTCGGCCTGCTGGAAAAGACGGTCGCCGATGAGGAATTGCGGCAGCGGCTGACTCCCGATCACCCGATGGGCTGCAAGCGGCTGGTGTTCTCCTCGGACTACCTGCCCGCGCTGACCCGGCCCAACGTCGAGGTGGTGTCCAGTCCGGCCCGCTATCTCAAGGCCCGATCCTTCGTCACCGAGGACGGCACCGAACGCGACGTCGACGTCGTGGTCTGCGCCACCGGCTACGCCGCCGCCGACTATCTCGGGCAGCTGGATGTCTCCGGCGAAGGCGGCACGACCCTGCGTGAGGTCTGGAGTGAGGGGGCGCATGCGTATCTCGGCATGGCCGTTCCCGGATTCCCGAACTTCTTCATGCTGTACGGGCCCAACACGAATGTCGGCTCCAACAGTGTCATCTTCATGCTGGAAGCCCAGGCGCGCTACATCGTGCGGGCGTTGAAGTACATGCGGCGCAGGGGCAAGACATATGTGGCGGTGCGGCCGTCCGCCTTGGCGCGGTTCATCGCCAAGATCGACCAGTGGATGGTCGGCACCGTGTGGACGACCCAGTGCAGCAATTACTTCCGTGCCGCGAACGGGCGCGTGGTAACACAATGGCCACGTAGCGCGCGTAGCTTCTGGGAAATGACGCGCAGGTTCACCGCAGGCGACTTCATGTTCTCCAGCCACCCACGCAGACCCGTGTTCGCCGGCGACCACGGGGCGGCCGAGGAACAATGA
- a CDS encoding SDR family NAD(P)-dependent oxidoreductase — protein MSVALVTGAAGGQGWAIAKKLREQGYSVAACDLRAEDVAAVVAELGDDEVIAIALDVTSEQQWEAAVEKTVERFGRLTALVNNAGVLHRAALGDETVEDFENAWRVNCLGAFLGMRAALGQLREAEQAAIVNICSTGAIRPFPAHCAYGSSKWALRGLTQTAAAELAPSGIRVNAVFPGPIATSMLDDATQARLAATATFGRLGQPTEIADAVAFLVSEAASFITGSELVVDGGQCLQIR, from the coding sequence ATGAGCGTCGCACTCGTCACCGGTGCCGCGGGCGGCCAGGGTTGGGCCATCGCCAAAAAGCTTCGAGAACAAGGGTATTCCGTGGCCGCCTGCGATCTGCGCGCCGAGGACGTCGCCGCCGTGGTCGCCGAATTGGGCGACGACGAGGTGATCGCGATCGCGCTCGATGTGACCAGCGAACAGCAGTGGGAGGCGGCCGTCGAAAAGACGGTGGAGCGGTTCGGGCGGCTGACCGCACTGGTCAACAACGCCGGGGTGCTGCATCGCGCCGCGTTGGGCGACGAGACGGTAGAGGACTTCGAAAATGCTTGGCGGGTCAACTGTCTGGGCGCATTTCTGGGCATGCGCGCCGCGCTCGGCCAGCTGCGCGAAGCCGAACAGGCGGCCATCGTGAATATCTGCAGCACCGGAGCGATCCGCCCGTTCCCCGCGCACTGCGCCTACGGGTCGTCGAAGTGGGCACTGCGCGGTCTGACCCAGACCGCGGCGGCCGAGCTGGCCCCGTCCGGTATCCGGGTCAACGCGGTGTTCCCCGGGCCGATCGCGACCTCGATGCTCGATGACGCCACGCAGGCCCGGCTGGCCGCGACGGCGACGTTCGGGCGGCTGGGCCAGCCCACCGAAATCGCCGACGCGGTGGCCTTCCTGGTGTCGGAGGCGGCGTCGTTCATCACCGGTTCGGAACTCGTCGTCGATGGTGGGCAATGCCTGCAGATTCGATGA
- a CDS encoding nuclear transport factor 2 family protein encodes MTDDEAAIRELIAGYALALDAGDIDECVRLFTTDGEFLVYGRTFAGHEAIAKMFRDAPCGLHLTGVSRIDVGPDDPGTATARSQVLFVRARDLHLRPALYDDQLVRRDGHWRFRQRRCQFVTSHGLSDSPEVPSS; translated from the coding sequence ATGACCGACGACGAAGCCGCGATTCGCGAACTGATAGCCGGCTACGCGCTCGCCCTGGACGCCGGCGATATCGACGAGTGCGTGCGGTTATTCACTACGGACGGGGAGTTCCTGGTCTACGGACGGACTTTCGCCGGACATGAGGCGATCGCCAAGATGTTCCGCGATGCGCCGTGCGGACTGCATCTGACCGGAGTGTCGCGCATCGACGTCGGTCCTGACGATCCTGGCACCGCGACCGCGCGCTCACAGGTCCTGTTCGTCAGGGCCCGCGACCTGCACCTGCGGCCCGCGCTCTACGACGACCAGCTCGTCCGACGCGACGGCCACTGGCGTTTCCGGCAGCGGCGATGCCAGTTCGTCACCAGTCACGGCCTGTCCGATAGCCCGGAGGTTCCGTCATCATGA
- a CDS encoding HpcH/HpaI aldolase family protein, giving the protein MSIFGEALTKTSPSWGGWITGPTLIGPEEYARAGYDYVGFDAQHGYLDDADIADILRRLERVPIATAVRLPNADPAPIGRVLDAGADAVFIAMIESADQAAAAVAATRYAPAGVRSFGPLRSSLGPDPAAHEARVSVFAMIETAAALTNLGDICAVEGLTGIYVGPADLAISLGHGPVGATRHPEVLDAIVRIHGVATEAGLVTGIHASEGKTGHAMAHLGFKVITLAAESAALRRGAIEHLHEATGQ; this is encoded by the coding sequence GTGAGCATCTTCGGTGAGGCGCTGACCAAGACCAGTCCGAGCTGGGGCGGCTGGATCACCGGCCCGACGCTGATCGGACCGGAGGAATACGCCCGCGCCGGATACGACTACGTCGGATTCGACGCCCAGCACGGCTATCTCGACGACGCCGACATCGCCGACATCCTGCGGCGCCTCGAGCGGGTGCCCATCGCGACCGCGGTGCGGTTGCCCAATGCCGACCCGGCTCCGATCGGGCGGGTGCTCGACGCGGGCGCCGACGCCGTCTTCATCGCAATGATCGAATCGGCCGACCAGGCCGCCGCGGCGGTGGCCGCCACCCGTTACGCGCCGGCGGGTGTCCGCAGCTTCGGCCCGCTGCGTAGCAGCCTGGGGCCGGACCCTGCCGCGCACGAGGCCCGGGTGAGCGTGTTCGCGATGATCGAAACCGCCGCGGCCCTGACGAATCTCGGCGACATCTGTGCGGTCGAGGGCCTGACCGGAATCTACGTCGGGCCCGCCGATCTCGCGATCTCGTTGGGTCACGGTCCCGTCGGAGCGACCCGGCATCCGGAAGTGCTCGACGCGATCGTGCGCATCCACGGCGTCGCCACCGAAGCCGGACTGGTCACCGGGATTCACGCCAGCGAGGGCAAGACCGGTCACGCCATGGCGCACCTCGGCTTCAAGGTGATCACCCTGGCCGCCGAATCGGCCGCGCTGCGGCGCGGGGCGATCGAGCACCTGCACGAGGCGACCGGACAATGA